A window of Gossypium raimondii isolate GPD5lz chromosome 7, ASM2569854v1, whole genome shotgun sequence genomic DNA:
AAGAAGTATGATGTCCATTTAATCTTTGGTCAGAAAGTATGAATTTACATCATACTTCGATGTGGGGTTTGGATCTCACCTTTTTCACACGAAAAGAACACTGTTGAAAGATCATGTAGGATCAAAGTAGAGATTTCATGAATAAGAATTGATCACGTCAGGGATCAGAGTGAAAGGTCAATACAGGGAACAGTAACAAGAAGGATAATATGGGTCCATGCCATGCATAACATGAGTGAACCAGAGCTAGCCTTGGttacttttctcttttttctagACAGTAACTCATACCAGTAGTAGGACCAAGCTGCAAGTTTCAGGTGACAATGATGGGAAAAACTAACGTACAATCATATCACAGCTGCAGTAACAAGCAAAGCTTTGTATGTATCATTTAGTTTGTCTACTATTTGCCTTTAGTCGATTTGATAGCTTTGAAGGTTTTGGATGTTGTTGGATCAATGTTGGCTTGCTTTAGTTGTAACTCGCAAAGAAATTTACCCAGAGAATGTAAAAGAGAGGAAATAAGTAGTGGTTTTAATGGATATGGCCATAGATTCTAGCCAGCTTAATGTGGTTTGTGCTTTTCCTTCAAAAATGAAGTGAATGGATGGGATTAAATCTTGGTTCAAGATGGTTATGGTCAACAATTTGATTTCCTTAGTTAGGAAAGTGAATGGCAGGGCGGCAAACCATTAGAAGAAGTTTAAAAAATGAAGAGGGGGAAACcacataaaaaagaaatttatttcagctaacctTAAAACACTTTGAAAATCTAGTGCCTGTTAAGGTACAAGATTAAGAACAAGGGCACAAAAATGGAATAATTGacaacaaatagaaaaaatatctTTCAACAAGATCCTACAGCAGATTACAAGAGTCTATAGCATATGTACAACATATCTACAAATCTAAGGCCAAATCTATTACTacataaactaaaactaaatggAAACGTACACTCGATGCTATGGCAAGTAAAGTTTTCTAAGGAAAATTATGCAGAAAATTATAGACAATCCACCACCTCATCGGAATGGTTATAACCTATTTCCCCATATCCTAACCACATTTAAAAAgggtattaaaaaaatagagttcATAATTCTAATGCATATAGCTGGATGACTAAAGAATGTATGAAAAGTGGGCTCCAAAAGGACCAATTGAGATAGAACAACTTACATGGAGTAGGATATCAAAAAATCatacaagaaaaatataacaaaattagtcAGTTTTTACTTGCTCTTCCCAGTGGCACCTTCTCTCTGATTCCGGAAGTGACTGAGAAGCTGCTGTGCCTGCAAAAGGGGAAAACTAAATTACCATGTCTTTTCTCATGTGCATccagaattttttttctttagattAAAAAGTAATCAAACATGTAATTAATAAGCAATCACTGATTAATGAGCTTTACAAAAACATCTTATGCCTTTCTGATGTGACGTCACTACCTTCCACAATAGGTGTGGGAACATAACACATTTTTCCTACCCTTCTAAGTAGTTACAATTAGAATCACAAATGCTAGATCTAATTTCTgataaataaatggaaaactGGTAAAACCCATCAAGAATacaattacaattcaattttacaGGCAAGTGACTACAAAAGGAAAGTGATTACAATTTTGCTTGTTAAGACCCAGATACAGAAGCAGAGAATGCAAGGACCATATCAACATAATACAAGAGAAAAGAACTAAGCTGCATACCTTTTCTTTTGCTCTTGGCGTGCCAGACTGGGACAATGCGACAAGGGGTGGCACAGCCCCTTCTTGCAAAACCAGGGTACAGAACTTGGGACTATTAAGGCATAGTTGCAGCAATACAGATGCAGCATTCTCCTTACCCCTCTGTGATCCTGATTCAAGAATTTCAACTAGTAATGGGACACCACCTTCTCGTACAATCGCCACGCGCCCTTCCGCAACTGTCGACAGGTTTGAGAGAAGGGCAACTGCCTTGTCAACCATCCCACTATCAGGGTCCATTAACTGGACGAGGTATTTTACAGCACCTGCTTGAACCATACGAGCCTTATTTTCATGGAAGATTGATAAGTTAAATAAAGCAGTAGCAGCATCTTTTTTCCCTCTAAATGTTCCTGAGCCCAGAAGATTCACCAATGCTTTGACAGCACCAGAGCGTCCAATCCTTGCCTTGTAATCTTCCAAGGCAGAAAGACTGAACAAAGCTGccgcagaattttctttggctCCATCATTTCCAGACTTTAAAACATGAATCAGTGGCTCTATTGCTCCTGATTTTGCAATAATAGCCTTATTATCTTCACTGATTGAAAGATTTAAAAGGGCTGTAACCGCATGCTCTTGGATTAGCTTCACTTCTGAGTACAGTAGACATAGTAATGGTGCAATAGCACCACAGCGACCAATAATTATACGATTCTCCATGTTGTTCTTTGCAAGAAGGCGCAATTCTAGAGCAGCTTTAGTTTGGACTTCATTTGATAGGCTTTTGAGGTTGTCTACTAATTCCATCACATGGGAAGTTGTGGTTAAATCATCACATCCTGACCCAGAAAACGTAATGGAGTATGCTCTGTTATAATCATGGTTTCCATTAACTGCCTCCTCTACTTTTGTTCCAGAGACCTGCAACTGCTTTCCTGATGTCCATGAAGAAAATCCAGAATCTTTTCTTATAGGAAAAGTGCCAAGACCCTTGGTTGAAATTTCAGCTACCTCATTCATTTCAGGTTTCTTCAACCTTCTTGACAAGTCATTTAAAGCAGGAGGCATATAATCAATACTGGAAACTTCACTTGCTGCTGATTCAGTTCTGCTGTGAATATATGAATGATCGGAGGATTGGTCATACTTGTCAATCTCCCCACTTTGGCATCTATTGCAGTCTCCGCTATATCTAGATGAGATGTCAATCTTCAGCTTCTCTAAACCAGTCCCAACCTCAATTGATGATCTCGATGTGGAACTACTACTGTTTGCAAAGCAACGGAAGCTATCAGTATGGGTTAAATCTTGGGAGGATTTATGATTTGAAGGAGAAGAGATTGAGACAAGTTTAGCATGCCCAGTGTGATTGGAAAGTTGTAAGTTGTTTTTGTCACACCAATTTGCTAGCATAGCTTTCACCGTAGAATTTGGAGTGAGATTTGTATGTTTTAGTGTTTGACGGGTCTTTGGGCAAATGGTCAGTCCACTGTCAAACCACTTCTGGATGGAGGCCCTGTCATAAGTTTGCCCAGAAGCCACAATAACAGGATCCATCATAAGTTCGAATGAAAGGGGGCAAACAAAATGTGGAGGGATCAAAATGCCACTCGTGGGTTCAAAATGCTCAATTTTAAGCATATAATCACGTATATGAGAGATGAGATCCAcaatttgattgatttgatcTAATTTCCCTTTCACGTTGTTAACTTGAGCattcattctctctttttccaCTGCCACAGTTTCTTTTAACAATTCCTGGTTTGACGTCAAGTTCAGTGACTTGATAACTTTTACCAGATGATCAGTACAAGGAATAGCGCCATCTTTTAGACTTCTCAAAGCATCTCCTATATTTTCTGATAGTCTCTCCTGGTTCAGACATTTAATTTCCCGAATACAGTGCTGAAACAGTTGAACATCAATTAGTTTCACTACTCAAAGCCAACTCAGCACCGAGAAAGTGATAGCAGTTGACATCCAGCTGCCATAATTATGTCTAAAAGGGCAAcaaaatttgtgaaaaagaaaacgaaTAGCTCGTTTGTCATCTAAACATACTATTTAAGCAAcacatttgatttattcttaCCTGAACACTGGTTATACTTGAAGTTGATGGTGATGACTGCAACGATTTATATAATATGTGACATATCTGAAGTGAAGAGCTTTGCATTTTTATCAGAAAAGGCTCACTCTGGAGAACCTGTACatgttttcaaaacaaaaataagtatTTGAACGGGATAGTAGTAGAAGCATGAAAATcctatttcttttattcaagAGGGAAAGGCATGCATAATACATATCAACATCCAACATTCAAGCTTCTTTTCTTTGAGCAACTAGGGCACAATAGAGGAAGTCCTCCCTTTCCCTTCCTCCCACCCCCGAACTGCCACTCCTTGTGATGAAGGCACCATTTGATCTTAGGTCCTTGGTATATCAAAGAACTTTAACAATTAGGATAGCTGGCACAATTCTTATTCGTTTTACTAAATGCTGCATTTGATTGCAGAATAAACATGTGGAAAGATATGTACTTTATTGCAATCTATTGTAAACTGGATTAGCTTTGCCACTTTATCACTCAAGAGTTCTTCAACAAAGTATTACATTTTAATACCTAATTGGCAGCATCCCTGTTACCTTTAAATTTTGACTGTGTTACATATACGAGAAATGGATTTTCTTGCAATCTATAACAAGTTGGGTTATATTTGCAATCAATCATTGAAGTTTTCTTCTATGAACTATGATAACCTACAATTAACTGAAActttaacaaatctcaaataAGGCCAATTTTAGATCCTTAATACTCATGTTTCCTGGCGTTAAAGAAGCGGGACATCCACCCTATCAATGGCTTCATACAATCAAAAATTGATGGTGGGTACTATTTGATTCCTCTGTGCATAAAAACAACACCTAAACCAGACCGAATTGAAGGAAAACTGGTTTTTCATACATGaacaataaataacaaacaaataatAGAACCAAAAAACATTGACAAATCAAAGGAAACATGAATCCTTGATTCCAGAACTACTTTTTTTTTAGGTACCATTTCACAAAAGTAAAGACTAAGATTAAACTTACCATGTGGATTTTGCTCATCTTAGGACACCAGTTCTCCATGAATTCTCGAGCCTCATTAACAAGCATGTCTAGCTCTTCACACTCTTTACACAGAATTTCATCTGAAGATATCTCACAATCAACAACATCATCAAGCAGtggttttaaaagttttaacaCAACAACCATATTCCGGTAATCCTTTTCAATAGGAACAACTTTTCTTGTCTGGCATGATACAAGATGAACATATCGAGCAATACTGTTAATAAGACATCTCACGGAGGTTGTGTCCATCTGACCTGTATATCAATGAAGCATACagaatttataaagaaaaaggaaaaaacttataaatcaaaatagtataaaaactgCTCAGGCATAATCTGTTCATAAGTACAGGAGTGCCTTTGAAAAAACTTAAGCTTGCATCATTATCTGTGTTGGCTTTTTCCCATAATCTAAGGAAGCCCACTCATTAGATGTCAatcaaaaagataaaagattAATTTGTACATCTTTTTATAGTAAGAGAAAGGCTTTGATTGATGTATATCTGAGGAAAACATACAAACACATACACTGCTCACGAAAATTACTTGTTCACCGATGCCATGGAAATTGATATTTTTCCACTATCTAAGGAAATCCACTTGACTAAATTCCCAATTAAAGaaacatcaaataaaatatCAGATTTTATAAGATTCAGTGTAAGAAAAGGCTTTTGGCAGGTCAACAATAATGTGATCTATTTGTGGACTGTTGGACTCTTAGTTACAATAGTCAAGGTTCAATGTTCAATCCCCATAGCATTAACACttcaagtataaataaaaaggaagactttttttaaataaaatatattttttacacaTTCATGGCATTCTCCATGTTGACTTTTTCCCATTTAGGAAAGGCTAGActattccaacaaaatataatactatgaaaaaaataaaagataagatCTCCACAAATTAATAATAGCTTGGCATATGAAAGAAGCTTTTACTAATTATCTCATGAGAAACAAACACAAATAACAATTGTGATATTGGAAAGCACAAAACGAAAGCTactgaaattttataaaattgatttcaTAGTTTATTTGCTGTAGAAAAgcttgattaaaaataaaaaagaaaagtctAATTAATATATACCTCCATTGTTTCTTATGATAGTGAAAGAGATGGAGAAAGATAACTCTTAAACTTCACTGATAAAAATCTCTTCACCCTTCATTTAGAAACTGAAGAAAGCTTATTAAGAGTTTGAAGTTCAACAGCATCAAAAACTACGTTTAAAATAGCAACCATAAGATCCAAATTTCCAGTTTCTGCCATTTAGCTCTCAGCATCAGAGAAAAAGGGTATTATGCAAATTCActaaaccaacaaaaaaaagggtttcttttatttttcttataattgaAATACTTCTCCACAGTCCACCAAGAAAATACACATGAAAAAGCAGGAAAATTACCCGGTTTCTCTTAAAACCCAATTCCAAAACAACAATACCAGTTTATATAACCAAGaccagaaaaaaaaatcatcagtTTATACAATCGAAAACAGCAGAAatgttacaaaatttttaaaaaaaatgaaaaactaatatttaaccATACAGAGGAAGCATGTTATACCTCTTTCCTGAAATGGGTTTAAGCAGGTGAAACGAAATAAACACAGATCTTGGTAGACATTTGAGTAATGAAATATCTTCAAtggaaataaacaaatattaaccCTTTAAGCATCAAAACATAATAACTTCAACCTCAGcttctatatattttcttttcatttatttgccTTCCTCAGCAAAGCTGCATGAGAGAGAGctgcaagaaaataaagaaactgGAAAAACAAATAGGGAAAATACTGGAAAAAGGAAAGCAAAAGGGTAAACAGGATGGGCCCTATTTGGTGGAAGATTTGTTGGGTTTTGaggaaaaaattaattgagagtGGGggagattttatttaattaagattaattaatatCAATCATGACTTagatgaaacaaaaataaaatggagcCAAGGGGCTTGGctttttttgtttgaatatgTATTTAGACTATTTAGTCTTATAAATATAAGAAGACGTGGgttcaagtatgataaaatgtattatctttttatttatgggttgatgAGAGGTTATggataattttaagtattgtatCAAAAGAATCGATATAAACTTATAACgagatttttaaagttattaatattttttaaggaTATTTTAATACCGATGGGTGTCAAGTTTTATGAGATTTTTTATATCGTCgtgtttttcacattttattgaaattaaaataattattttgaaattattacaaTACCCATagatatcaaattatttattaaaaaaattaaaaatgtataacaTAATTTGAATAAGTTTTTATGGAAATCTAAATTGACCTCAAGTATTTGTGGGTGTCAAGTCGCTACTCGTGGATGTTAATGACGCTAACATAGTGCATGAGTTCCACAACCCAGTGGACAATGGTTTTGTGCTACATTTTGCTACAATGGATCTTAGATTGGCACATCATCATTATCTCGTTGTTTACTTCACGTGCCTataaaatgaaatcaaattgtGCACTTGGGTGCCCTATAAAAAAAAGGATGCAATTGATGGATGAGTGAGGTGTGTTTGGCCTCATTTGACCAATCTAAATTTGTGATTATCATTTTCATTGTTAGACTTATAAGCAATGATAGAGGGATGTTTCCCTAATTGGATCCCTTATCAACATTACATGAAGTTCTATGAAGATAGTATATTGGTTGATCTAGGTTTTGCTGGAGAGGTTCGGAAGTTTGGGCATAATCTTTTTAAAGTGTTCATTGCACGTCGTTCCTTTACTGCTAGATACTCTTCTTCCAGATAGAAACACCTGGACCATCTAACTGAGCTATTGTATATATTACCTTGTAGGGTAAAAAATTACCATCATGAATAATTTCTCAATAATACATGCACTACTCCATCGACCAATGTTGTTCCTATCACTTAAAATTTATCCTATAAAGTCAATCAATTAATGTTTTATGAGTATatcgaattaaattaaattaattaactatccataaaaattaagaaaaatgaattcaCACATTTATacactaaaaaattcaaactgaAAATTATGGTGTTTAAAATATTGGAAATATGCAAAGGATGGGTGGTAGATGATGAAActcaaatttcaagtttcaatcAGAAGGAAGAAAATATCAATCTCCTGTCATTTTCCATTGCTATTTTTAATGGAcaagataaattatatatatatatatatatatatattagaggTGTAGTTTGTCTTCTTCAAACCAACAATATGcatgtaaatacatatttaGATTGTCAGAAATTCCCTCCACTAATCAATGTTGACCATGGACGGCATTTCTGTAGATTCATTTACTATTAAAGAATTACAAAATAGgtacccaaaataataaaataataatagtccAGATTTATTTAGAGTAGTTGTTAAAACTTTGTTTGACACTTTAATGGGATAACTTTTTTCCAcatgataaaaaataacatataaattttgggaatgagtaattaattaatttttaaaattaaaaagaaattttttattttaaatataaatttaatgattttaattttaaaataaattttaaaaattaaaaaattaattaattgctgaCATAATATTCACGTGTATGTGTCACGTCAATAAAGTTAATCAAcgttaattttttaactattttaagatgatttgataattaatgtaagtttaaaggttaaaaataaaaaattaaatgaaaaattaaaataatttttttataaaattggaaggccaaataaattattatactaTAATTTTACGAtaatgtatattttgtaattaaataaaaaaagttgcATTCCTTTGATTTGCTCTTCTGACTTTATagatttttatatgtaaatattgttGTTTACttggtaatgaatattttaCTTGAAATTTTGTCTTTCTAAACGATCCCTTCTTTTTACGGGACATCCAACCCTttattagtaaataaataaatgagaaaaaatatttagtatcattttaaattctacaaatatttgaaaagaaaacacatatcaattttaagactgcttatgaaataaaaaaattcatccgATAATAGAGAAAAATGGTCAACTTAATGATTTAaaccaaaagataaaaatatgcatatcatatccaaatgacaaaaaaatgatattaatccaatttatttatataatttaaaaaaaaagattaatttttttttaaagtgtaGCAGCCAATTGAATTGACAAAAAGTTGAGCCCCCCATATGGATTGTTTTCATTGGTTACATATGAATAATGCACAAAGAAAGACAAGTTTTAGTGCCCTTAGCTGCCTTAATTATAACAGCTTGCCCCCATTTTTATCCTATTGAGATGATGACATATTGCCAGCTATTACACCCTATTTCATCAACATCAAACAAAGTCTCCCAATCCCCTCATCAAGTGGCATAAGCAGATGTAATAGCATTTGAAACAACCAAGTCTCCACCCATCTCTACTAAAACATATTTCAATGGATATTTGTGGTTCTGCTTGAAATGAACCAAATGCAGGAGTTTCTAATACTGCCAACTTCAAATGCAAGATCTTTGTTAGTACAGTACATATTAACAGGATATAACATTTTGTGTGTAAAGTTGTACTATATAGCAAATTGTGGGCATTGCAAGCCATGTGATTGAAAGGGAACACCAACTTGAGTGGTCCACTTTTAAGACTAGGATGAAAATTGTCTGGGGCGGGACATCATTAAAAGCTTCTGACTACATTTTGGTCAGCTTTTCCAGGAGTTTAAAGTGCCCAACAAACAAGGCAAGAAGCATTTCTTTGATTTACCAATTTTCAGATCATATACTGTCAGCCGGACCCATTCTTTCACAATAATTCTAGAGCAATTAACAGAGGCAAAATACCAAATCATAACAAATGAAGAACAGGAAGATTAAAAACAATGACCAACCAAAGACAATGATGCCTCCCTGCCCTAATTCCTAATAGTCTTACCTTGTTTAGCCAAGTTATTCAAGCTAGAAACTCATTTCAAGACAGGCTGCCTTTCGAGTTCTTCGGCTGGAAAAAGTTACGAAGAAAATTACCCAGATTGTTGTGCTTCCTAAAGGACAAAAGCAGATCCTGAATAACACATGAACCCAAAACACCctcgtttctttttttctttttttttcttcctttcattTCCATGTCGAACTAAAATGATACCCACAGAGGAATATGGGCAATAAAGACTATAGATAGAACCAAAGGAGTCAGCATCAAGTGATGGACGGTTTAGGCTTTGTGATTTTTCATCATGTCACTGACATCCAGCTCTATTTCCAACAGCGAAGAATCCTTCCGCATGCTGTAATGACTGTTCAAGGAACATGAAAGTTTCAGCAGTCAACATACTTTCACCAGATGCTAAATCTAATGGTTTGAGACAAATAATTACAAGTAATGGAGGTACCTGTTCAAAACAGGACCATGGTCAACAGCTGTTCGCAGACTATATATAACTCGACCAACTATGTCGGTCATAGAAACAGGACCAAATAACCGACTGTCCTTAGCTTCCTATCAtctcaaaagaagaaaaaatgaaacaaaggaaaatgaagaataCTGATCAGGTTCTACAAAAGCCAGGTAATAATTAAATCGATGGTATTCATTACTCAGACAAATTGGATTAAAGAATTTCGCTGTCTATTTTAAAGAGATAAAGAGCCTCTAGAATAAAGATTATGAACGAGATAACTGTTATATGTTTCCCCAGATCTTAATGATGCATAGTGATTGTTATGAGTAGCAATGAAAACTTTGATTAGTTGTACTACTTATATTTTATACCTTGGGCTTCAATTTGTCGTTGTCAGCCAATACCCAGCATTGGTCCTTTTCAAGAACAAATGGCTCATCTTTTTCATCCTTTGACACCATTTCATATCCTTCTGTGGCAGCCAATCTTCTGACCAGATAGTTTTCTGAATTGTCAGGGTCCTTCAAGACAATAACATCTCCAAGAAAAACTCGACTGCCCAGAAGTTATGCATGAAGTTAGGGAACAATGAAATCACACCCaaaataaaagggtaatatGGTATTGCAAAGAGGTGGCAGGGAAAAAAAAGTTATCCTAAGAAAATCTGCTTGGACAACATCAACTCGTGACTCATGAGTGAAGATGCCATGTCCAAGTGCTGTTTACCTATGGTAATCATcacacatatttacatatagGCATACCTTCATATGAGTAATGTGCATGCATATTTACAACactggataaaaataaaatttaaaacccttCACAGAGGTTAGGTCAGAAACATCTACATGCATAGATGCTTGGGATGATTGAAGTGGAATCATCACAATTTGCAATGGGCCAACTCAACCAGGGTTATGAAACCATAAGATAATTCTCAGGTGCAGTAAGAAGTGTAGTGAATCTTTAGGGAACTATGCCAAGAATAACAACTCTCAAAATGCTGCATATTTGAAAAGGGATAAACCATTCACtcaatgataataataacaagaaGAACACtatttaagggaaaaaatatGTATTACGTTGGGTCAGCAATTGGAATCTTTCGAACAAGAAGAGTACTTGCTTGTTCTCCAATTGTTGGGGCCATTGCCTCTCCCTTATTCCAGTGTAAGTAAGTCAATTTTCCTTGAAATACATTTTTCCAAACTGTATCATATAATTCCCGGTCACTGATTAGACCTCTCTTATAGCTCTGTTCCATATCAAGCAAAGATCTATCAGAAATTCTGCATTTCTGAAACCAGTATAATTTATGCAGAACAAAATCAAAGCAGAACCAACCACAGGAGCAAATAAGATTTAAGAAGTTCAATTATCAACAGAAGTACCTCTGCATCATAAGTAGAGCATGAAGATTTTACAAATAAAGTTGATGaacctttttatataaaaatattcatataatcCTCTCAAA
This region includes:
- the LOC105767779 gene encoding mitochondrial inner membrane protease subunit 2, with translation MASLSTWCRYIRHKLEYSFSLSWKSYKRGLISDRELYDTVWKNVFQGKLTYLHWNKGEAMAPTIGEQASTLLVRKIPIADPTRVFLGDVIVLKDPDNSENYLVRRLAATEGYEMVSKDEKDEPFVLEKDQCWVLADNDKLKPKEAKDSRLFGPVSMTDIVGRVIYSLRTAVDHGPVLNSHYSMRKDSSLLEIELDVSDMMKNHKA
- the LOC105767798 gene encoding U-box domain-containing protein 3 isoform X1, producing the protein MDTTSVRCLINSIARYVHLVSCQTRKVVPIEKDYRNMVVVLKLLKPLLDDVVDCEISSDEILCKECEELDMLVNEAREFMENWCPKMSKIHMVLQSEPFLIKMQSSSLQICHILYKSLQSSPSTSSITSVQHCIREIKCLNQERLSENIGDALRSLKDGAIPCTDHLVKVIKSLNLTSNQELLKETVAVEKERMNAQVNNVKGKLDQINQIVDLISHIRDYMLKIEHFEPTSGILIPPHFVCPLSFELMMDPVIVASGQTYDRASIQKWFDSGLTICPKTRQTLKHTNLTPNSTVKAMLANWCDKNNLQLSNHTGHAKLVSISSPSNHKSSQDLTHTDSFRCFANSSSSTSRSSIEVGTGLEKLKIDISSRYSGDCNRCQSGEIDKYDQSSDHSYIHSRTESAASEVSSIDYMPPALNDLSRRLKKPEMNEVAEISTKGLGTFPIRKDSGFSSWTSGKQLQVSGTKVEEAVNGNHDYNRAYSITFSGSGCDDLTTTSHVMELVDNLKSLSNEVQTKAALELRLLAKNNMENRIIIGRCGAIAPLLCLLYSEVKLIQEHAVTALLNLSISEDNKAIIAKSGAIEPLIHVLKSGNDGAKENSAAALFSLSALEDYKARIGRSGAVKALVNLLGSGTFRGKKDAATALFNLSIFHENKARMVQAGAVKYLVQLMDPDSGMVDKAVALLSNLSTVAEGRVAIVREGGVPLLVEILESGSQRGKENAASVLLQLCLNSPKFCTLVLQEGAVPPLVALSQSGTPRAKEKAQQLLSHFRNQREGATGKSK
- the LOC105767798 gene encoding U-box domain-containing protein 3 isoform X2 is translated as MQSSSLQICHILYKSLQSSPSTSSITSVQHCIREIKCLNQERLSENIGDALRSLKDGAIPCTDHLVKVIKSLNLTSNQELLKETVAVEKERMNAQVNNVKGKLDQINQIVDLISHIRDYMLKIEHFEPTSGILIPPHFVCPLSFELMMDPVIVASGQTYDRASIQKWFDSGLTICPKTRQTLKHTNLTPNSTVKAMLANWCDKNNLQLSNHTGHAKLVSISSPSNHKSSQDLTHTDSFRCFANSSSSTSRSSIEVGTGLEKLKIDISSRYSGDCNRCQSGEIDKYDQSSDHSYIHSRTESAASEVSSIDYMPPALNDLSRRLKKPEMNEVAEISTKGLGTFPIRKDSGFSSWTSGKQLQVSGTKVEEAVNGNHDYNRAYSITFSGSGCDDLTTTSHVMELVDNLKSLSNEVQTKAALELRLLAKNNMENRIIIGRCGAIAPLLCLLYSEVKLIQEHAVTALLNLSISEDNKAIIAKSGAIEPLIHVLKSGNDGAKENSAAALFSLSALEDYKARIGRSGAVKALVNLLGSGTFRGKKDAATALFNLSIFHENKARMVQAGAVKYLVQLMDPDSGMVDKAVALLSNLSTVAEGRVAIVREGGVPLLVEILESGSQRGKENAASVLLQLCLNSPKFCTLVLQEGAVPPLVALSQSGTPRAKEKAQQLLSHFRNQREGATGKSK